The Aminiphilus circumscriptus DSM 16581 genome contains a region encoding:
- a CDS encoding GntR family transcriptional regulator: protein METSIHSEGIQHKSLVETIVENVEARILRGELKPGERLIEQAMCNQLQVSRSPLREAFRILENRGFLVNKARKGVFVSELSKKDAIDVYTIRANLESLAIYLAVKNDDGTLADRLQEINQKMLFFAEKGDAWNYAKCNQEFHSFLINSCNNQRLIGILEVFNKQTIRYRSEVMLSAGKMQDSIKKHEILIDSIRKKDAEQAEKIRKESILANIEIVSTLFL, encoded by the coding sequence GTGGAGACGTCGATTCACTCCGAAGGGATTCAACACAAAAGCCTAGTGGAGACTATTGTGGAAAATGTCGAGGCGAGGATCCTCAGGGGGGAATTGAAACCAGGGGAGCGATTGATTGAACAGGCAATGTGCAACCAGCTGCAAGTCAGTCGTTCACCGCTCAGGGAAGCGTTTCGCATACTGGAGAATCGCGGTTTTCTTGTCAATAAGGCGAGAAAAGGTGTTTTTGTCAGTGAATTGAGCAAAAAGGATGCCATAGACGTCTATACGATTCGTGCCAATCTGGAGAGCCTCGCAATCTATCTTGCCGTGAAAAATGACGACGGAACCTTGGCTGATCGCCTGCAGGAGATCAATCAAAAAATGTTGTTTTTTGCAGAAAAAGGTGACGCGTGGAATTATGCGAAATGCAATCAGGAATTTCATAGTTTTCTTATTAATTCATGCAATAATCAACGTTTGATTGGCATATTGGAAGTTTTTAATAAACAAACAATTCGTTATCGATCTGAGGTTATGTTGTCTGCTGGAAAAATGCAAGATTCGATAAAAAAACACGAAATACTCATCGATTCGATCAGAAAAAAGGATGCGGAGCAGGCGGAAAAGATACGTAAGGAGTCAATCCTGGCGAATATCGAGATTGTATCGACGCTTTTCCTGTAA
- a CDS encoding tripartite tricarboxylate transporter permease, with protein MYENLLLGLQTVFQLKGIFAIAAGVLWGTIGGMIPGINATIAMALLLPFTWGLSPEIAVIMLVGVYCGGEYGGSIPAVLIGTPGTNAAAATVFDGYELHKQGKTGIGLYASLLASVFGGLFGAVVLVFTAVPLASVALAFGPAEYFVLALVGLTLICSLGEGNVLKGIWAGLLGILLSTIGLDPFAGVPRLALGTASLSDGLEMIPLMMGLFAISEVFRQASDLAGTGNELVKIELDTSFPAWSMIKSWIPCGIFGSTLGVVVGAMPGAGATVASFLAYTGIKKWSKDQDSFGKGNPLGVVAPESANNAVTGGAMVPLLALGIPGSNSTAIMLGALMIHNITPGPMLFISNPEIPYGIFSALFVANLFMFFAGILCIKCAVKVANISKPALLAVIVALVFTGAYAYSGEIFDIGVALVCGLAGLAMRRGKLPHTATVLGFVLGFIMEANLRRALIISKGSYMGVFLNSGISSVLFGIAVLSVLWALLHPLYGSIKARKSVPIA; from the coding sequence ATGTATGAAAATTTACTGTTAGGGCTTCAGACCGTATTTCAGTTGAAGGGAATATTTGCCATCGCGGCGGGGGTTCTTTGGGGGACGATCGGAGGAATGATTCCTGGCATCAATGCGACAATTGCAATGGCGCTGCTTCTTCCCTTCACCTGGGGACTGAGTCCGGAAATTGCTGTGATAATGCTGGTTGGAGTCTATTGCGGCGGTGAGTATGGTGGGTCGATACCAGCGGTTTTGATCGGTACTCCGGGGACGAATGCTGCCGCCGCCACCGTGTTCGACGGATATGAGCTGCACAAGCAGGGCAAGACGGGTATCGGGCTTTATGCGTCTCTGTTGGCGTCCGTCTTCGGGGGTCTGTTCGGTGCGGTTGTTCTCGTCTTTACAGCGGTTCCACTCGCTTCAGTGGCCCTGGCATTTGGTCCGGCCGAATACTTTGTTCTTGCCCTCGTCGGATTGACCCTGATCTGTTCGTTGGGGGAGGGGAATGTGCTCAAAGGCATTTGGGCCGGTCTTCTTGGCATTTTGCTTTCCACGATCGGCCTCGATCCTTTTGCGGGAGTTCCGAGGCTGGCCTTGGGAACGGCGTCTCTCTCGGACGGACTCGAAATGATTCCCCTCATGATGGGGCTTTTCGCGATTTCGGAGGTCTTTCGCCAGGCGAGCGACCTTGCGGGAACCGGGAACGAGCTCGTCAAGATCGAACTCGATACGTCGTTTCCGGCATGGAGCATGATAAAAAGCTGGATTCCCTGCGGGATTTTCGGCTCCACTCTCGGAGTCGTCGTCGGTGCCATGCCCGGAGCGGGTGCGACCGTTGCGTCCTTTCTCGCCTACACGGGGATCAAGAAATGGAGTAAGGATCAGGATTCCTTCGGAAAGGGAAACCCTTTGGGGGTCGTCGCTCCCGAATCCGCCAACAACGCGGTGACAGGAGGAGCGATGGTGCCGCTCCTTGCCCTCGGTATTCCGGGATCAAACTCCACGGCAATCATGCTCGGTGCCTTGATGATTCACAATATCACGCCGGGGCCGATGCTTTTCATCAGTAATCCAGAAATTCCCTACGGTATCTTCAGCGCGTTGTTCGTGGCGAACCTGTTCATGTTCTTTGCCGGAATACTCTGCATCAAATGTGCAGTGAAGGTCGCCAATATCTCCAAACCGGCTCTTCTGGCGGTGATCGTCGCGCTGGTCTTTACCGGAGCCTACGCGTACAGCGGAGAGATCTTTGATATTGGTGTCGCCCTTGTCTGCGGTTTGGCAGGTCTTGCCATGAGGAGGGGAAAACTTCCCCATACGGCAACGGTTTTGGGATTTGTCCTGGGATTCATTATGGAGGCCAACCTGCGGAGGGCTTTGATCATTTCGAAAGGTAGCTACATGGGGGTCTTCCTTAACTCCGGAATCAGTTCCGTTCTCTTTGGAATAGCGGTTCTTTCCGTCTTGTGGGCACTTTTGCATCCTCTCTACGGCTCGATAAAAGCAAGAAAGAGCGTTCCCATTGCATAA
- the leuD gene encoding hypothetical protein (catalyzes the isomerization between 2-isopropylmalate and 3-isopropylmalate in leucine biosynthesis): protein MPHKCWKFGNNISTDEIISTQYMTLTDIEELGRHVFENIRPGMSQGIAAGDILLVGKNMGYGSSREHAPLALKGAGIGAIIAISFARLFYRNCVNIGMPVIVSAETVMGSEEGDFLSVDLETGMIMNETKKLHFRFDPFPDFINRYLKKGGLIQALNEERRTVV, encoded by the coding sequence ATGCCGCATAAATGCTGGAAGTTCGGCAACAACATTTCCACCGACGAAATCATCTCCACGCAATACATGACGCTGACGGATATCGAGGAACTCGGCAGGCATGTTTTCGAGAACATCAGGCCGGGAATGTCACAAGGTATCGCTGCCGGAGACATTCTTCTCGTCGGGAAAAACATGGGATACGGGTCCAGCAGGGAACATGCGCCGCTTGCGCTTAAAGGTGCCGGAATCGGGGCGATCATCGCGATCTCTTTTGCCAGGTTGTTTTACAGAAACTGTGTCAACATCGGAATGCCCGTCATCGTCTCCGCGGAGACGGTGATGGGCAGCGAAGAGGGTGATTTTCTCTCGGTGGATCTTGAAACTGGAATGATCATGAACGAGACGAAGAAGCTCCACTTTCGCTTTGATCCGTTTCCGGACTTTATCAACAGATATTTGAAGAAGGGGGGGTTGATTCAGGCGCTCAACGAGGAGAGGCGGACGGTGGTCTGA
- a CDS encoding tripartite tricarboxylate transporter substrate binding protein, whose amino-acid sequence MKKVFVALALTFVFSIILTSSVPVCAETETNWPEKRIEMIWHSKAGSGGDIYLRALARFLEKKTGQTVIVNNVTGASGANAWMKVAKANPDGYTILGVSSTIVASPVVNNLTVNYENFDHVARMFIDAVCLFVAADSPYKTLEDLIADAKKRPGEVTLAGGTAGNIEFVAARELMKEAGCEVSIVPFEGGGDGAVSVLGGHVSAGVGEYAEIASSAEAGKLRILATFNKLQDKSIPTVAEAGYPNVTVEKLRGIFVPKGTPKPVIEKLTKLLKEAMEDPDFKAYYTANNLIPAFAEGEEFTKILALQTEQVKESIGQQKK is encoded by the coding sequence GTGAAAAAGGTATTCGTTGCACTTGCGCTGACCTTCGTTTTCTCGATTATCCTGACGTCATCCGTTCCTGTTTGTGCAGAAACGGAGACGAACTGGCCCGAAAAGAGAATCGAAATGATCTGGCACTCCAAAGCGGGTTCCGGGGGTGATATTTACCTGAGGGCACTCGCGCGTTTTCTCGAGAAGAAGACGGGGCAGACCGTCATTGTCAACAACGTGACGGGCGCTTCCGGCGCGAATGCCTGGATGAAAGTCGCTAAGGCGAATCCCGACGGATATACGATTCTTGGAGTTTCTTCCACGATAGTGGCGTCTCCCGTGGTAAACAATCTTACGGTGAATTACGAGAATTTCGACCATGTTGCGCGCATGTTCATCGATGCCGTTTGTCTCTTTGTTGCCGCGGACTCTCCCTACAAGACGCTCGAAGATCTCATTGCTGATGCTAAAAAGAGGCCTGGGGAGGTCACTCTGGCTGGTGGAACGGCCGGAAACATCGAATTTGTGGCTGCCCGCGAACTGATGAAAGAAGCTGGATGCGAGGTCTCAATCGTTCCTTTCGAGGGCGGTGGTGACGGAGCGGTTTCCGTTCTTGGTGGACATGTCTCCGCAGGGGTTGGGGAATATGCGGAAATAGCTTCGTCTGCCGAGGCTGGTAAACTTCGCATTCTTGCGACGTTCAATAAGCTGCAGGACAAATCGATTCCCACAGTGGCGGAAGCTGGCTATCCGAATGTGACAGTCGAAAAGCTACGCGGGATTTTTGTTCCCAAGGGAACGCCGAAGCCCGTCATCGAAAAGCTCACGAAACTGTTGAAGGAAGCCATGGAGGATCCTGATTTCAAGGCCTATTATACGGCGAACAATTTAATCCCCGCATTTGCGGAAGGCGAAGAATTCACGAAAATTCTTGCTCTGCAGACGGAACAAGTTAAAGAATCCATAGGACAGCAGAAGAAGTAG
- a CDS encoding DUF2703 domain-containing protein, translating to MSEIVITHYTLSDVSCESWKKTGEALRKLYDQMAPRFRLMGVEVTLLEKELSGTDEETVRRGNLVTFTLSDLGDQEIPLEDLIGAETSFEPCSCGETTTTCRTIRYEGHGYQEIPSGLLADAMLRASFSTLGGGCGSGCESCGGGCGGCGV from the coding sequence GTGAGTGAAATCGTGATAACCCACTATACCCTTTCGGATGTTTCCTGCGAAAGCTGGAAAAAAACCGGGGAAGCCCTGCGCAAACTCTATGATCAGATGGCCCCGCGTTTTCGCCTTATGGGCGTGGAAGTGACCCTGCTGGAAAAGGAACTTTCCGGTACGGACGAGGAGACGGTACGCCGAGGCAATCTCGTCACCTTCACCTTGAGCGACCTCGGCGACCAAGAAATTCCTCTGGAGGATCTCATCGGCGCGGAGACATCCTTCGAGCCCTGCTCCTGCGGTGAAACGACCACCACATGCCGCACGATACGGTACGAAGGTCACGGATACCAGGAAATTCCTTCGGGGCTTCTTGCCGATGCCATGCTCCGGGCTTCCTTCAGCACGCTTGGAGGCGGGTGCGGCAGCGGATGTGAGAGCTGCGGAGGCGGGTGCGGCGGATGTGGTGTCTAA
- a CDS encoding indolepyruvate ferredoxin oxidoreductase subunit alpha gives MRIREEQCVGCKNCIPYCPVGCIMVVDGKVAIDHDECVDCGVCKRADICPTDAIYMPSECFEYPRAIRMQFSDPGVQHPNLKAWGRGTEEAKTNDVTGKFGRGEYGLLIEFGRPGTGTRLTEIEKVTMAMCKMGIPILEDNPLYGLLEEDMSGRFKPEYVNEKVLSAILELRIMEDKLEETLEKMFLSFEALNTVVSVGLVSRFDENSKLPVIEKLRRMGFDVRPNAKINVGLGRPLID, from the coding sequence TTGAGAATTAGGGAAGAGCAATGTGTCGGGTGCAAGAATTGTATCCCCTATTGCCCCGTGGGATGCATCATGGTCGTTGACGGCAAGGTGGCGATAGATCACGACGAATGTGTTGATTGCGGGGTCTGTAAAAGAGCGGATATCTGCCCGACGGACGCGATTTACATGCCGTCGGAGTGTTTCGAATATCCGCGTGCGATACGGATGCAGTTCAGTGATCCCGGTGTTCAGCACCCCAATCTGAAGGCGTGGGGCCGCGGAACTGAAGAGGCGAAGACCAACGATGTCACGGGTAAGTTCGGAAGAGGCGAGTACGGGCTTCTCATTGAATTCGGGCGACCCGGTACCGGGACGAGGCTTACGGAGATCGAGAAAGTCACCATGGCCATGTGCAAAATGGGTATCCCGATTCTTGAGGACAATCCCCTTTATGGTCTCCTTGAGGAAGACATGTCTGGCAGATTCAAGCCTGAATATGTGAATGAGAAAGTCCTCTCCGCCATATTGGAACTCAGAATCATGGAGGACAAGCTGGAAGAGACTCTGGAGAAAATGTTCCTCTCTTTCGAAGCATTGAATACAGTTGTTTCGGTTGGACTCGTAAGCAGGTTCGACGAGAACTCGAAGCTTCCTGTGATAGAAAAGTTGCGTAGGATGGGATTTGACGTACGCCCGAATGCGAAGATAAACGTGGGCCTGGGTAGGCCTTTGATCGACTAG
- a CDS encoding tripartite tricarboxylate transporter TctB family protein, producing MFPLAKPVFARWSRLGRKEDAKRICDPGERRMFKKNDWIFGLISILIGVFVLANIRDLLKVSNSMDPAGPAALPSIIAWAMVAIGLVHIATSMIMIRREKGKGKTETLPRRERKSLTPVVLITLASAVFIACLSSVGYPIAMPLLIAAIMLSVGVRDVKKIAITSIVTTLILFVSFSFGLNVDLPLGILKRFF from the coding sequence GTGTTTCCTCTGGCCAAGCCTGTCTTCGCTCGCTGGAGCAGGCTTGGCCGGAAGGAAGATGCGAAGAGAATATGCGACCCGGGGGAGAGACGGATGTTTAAAAAGAATGATTGGATATTCGGATTGATTTCTATTTTGATCGGTGTGTTTGTTTTGGCGAATATAAGGGATTTGTTGAAGGTTTCGAATTCCATGGACCCCGCCGGGCCAGCAGCTCTTCCCTCCATCATTGCCTGGGCCATGGTTGCAATCGGGTTGGTGCATATCGCCACGTCAATGATCATGATCCGGCGGGAGAAAGGCAAGGGTAAAACGGAGACCTTGCCGCGCAGGGAAAGGAAGAGCCTTACGCCGGTTGTCCTCATTACTCTTGCAAGCGCGGTGTTTATTGCGTGTCTTTCGTCGGTGGGCTATCCGATCGCCATGCCCCTTTTGATCGCGGCGATCATGCTCTCGGTGGGAGTGCGCGATGTGAAAAAGATTGCGATTACATCGATCGTGACCACATTGATTCTCTTTGTCTCGTTTTCCTTTGGTCTGAACGTGGACCTTCCACTGGGAATCCTGAAGAGATTTTTCTGA
- a CDS encoding GntR family transcriptional regulator, with the protein MPARPLSPAQNLDLRQIVYEKIKEAIIEGIIPPGERLSEVDLAEQLMVSRTPVREAIRQLAQTGLITLVPRKGAYVTLPTIKDVRDLYELRITLEVLSLEHVCANPPREQLEEFRNLFQSVKDTDDPNEYLRGDRAFHSMIREATGNRFLGSVLNNVMDLIHLCRHYSIEGVPLSHSAQEHVKLISAILDGETDLAKDKLRTHLLGALEALVAFLKKHPEFINQEG; encoded by the coding sequence ATGCCGGCACGCCCGCTTTCCCCTGCCCAAAATCTAGATCTTCGGCAAATCGTTTATGAGAAAATCAAGGAAGCGATCATCGAGGGAATCATTCCCCCGGGAGAGCGTCTTTCCGAAGTGGATCTCGCGGAGCAGCTTATGGTGTCGAGAACGCCGGTCCGCGAAGCGATTCGGCAACTCGCCCAGACTGGGCTGATTACCCTGGTGCCTCGCAAGGGGGCCTACGTGACCCTTCCCACCATCAAGGATGTTCGGGATCTCTACGAACTCCGCATTACCCTGGAGGTTCTCTCGCTCGAACACGTTTGCGCGAATCCACCGAGGGAGCAGTTGGAGGAATTCCGCAATCTCTTCCAGAGCGTCAAGGACACGGACGACCCGAACGAATACCTCCGGGGCGACAGGGCATTCCATTCGATGATCCGGGAGGCCACCGGAAACCGCTTTCTCGGCAGCGTTCTCAACAACGTGATGGATCTCATCCACCTCTGTCGTCATTATTCCATCGAGGGCGTTCCTCTGAGCCACTCCGCTCAGGAACACGTGAAACTCATCTCGGCCATTCTGGACGGAGAGACGGATCTCGCGAAGGATAAACTGCGCACCCATCTGCTGGGTGCACTGGAGGCGCTGGTCGCATTCCTGAAGAAGCATCCTGAATTCATCAACCAGGAAGGGTAA
- a CDS encoding cob(I)yrinic acid a,c-diamide adenosyltransferase, whose amino-acid sequence MSEVWITTKGGDKGDTSLGSGERIPKDHVRVETYGTLDECQASLGMARATCCDEDIAAELFRLEEELGRVMGYIAQYPGLPEPDPATLEALILKVRDITGATFHFVRPGDSVPGAALHMARTIARRAERIAVKLYREGALSENTYRYVNRLSDAIYALALWTDKVNRACEEKLAGKKG is encoded by the coding sequence ATGTCGGAGGTATGGATCACCACCAAAGGCGGCGATAAGGGCGACACATCCCTCGGGAGCGGCGAGCGGATCCCCAAGGACCATGTGCGGGTGGAAACCTACGGTACCCTCGACGAGTGTCAGGCCTCTCTCGGCATGGCCAGAGCGACCTGCTGCGACGAGGACATCGCGGCGGAACTTTTCCGGCTCGAAGAGGAATTGGGACGTGTGATGGGATATATCGCACAATATCCCGGCCTTCCAGAACCGGACCCCGCGACACTTGAGGCGCTGATTCTCAAAGTCCGGGACATCACCGGCGCCACGTTCCACTTCGTCCGTCCCGGCGATTCCGTACCCGGGGCGGCGCTTCACATGGCCAGAACAATCGCCCGCAGAGCCGAGCGGATCGCGGTCAAACTCTACCGCGAGGGAGCGCTTTCCGAGAACACTTACCGCTACGTGAACCGCCTGTCCGATGCCATTTATGCTCTCGCACTCTGGACGGACAAGGTGAACCGGGCGTGCGAGGAGAAGTTGGCAGGCAAAAAGGGGTGA
- a CDS encoding FAD-dependent oxidoreductase, whose translation MDASSVHGKVGCLVENVLLTPARIGSVEIKNRVVVSSMCLYYSNKNGDVTEKMISFYEKRAEAGIGAFIIPANPHGENKRARGSLADDSRINQWKPLLNILHSYGAKIFNQIHPSGIQFGRAGCVTSPFSLTTEGIASMIESYAQGALRAKKAGFDGVEIHGAHGHEVALLLSELLNTRKDRYGGSLENCARNVTEMISRIKELCGADFPVILRISGEERIPGGRTIERSAEICLLAEKAGVDAIHVSAGMPESEEWECPPSEIEEGHLAWMSGYLKRRLHVPVIVVGRIVDWRVANRIIADGEADFVAMARSVLADGDWMRSIGKEDYPLRKCIACNQGCRTRREQNKTVCRCLQNPLTGMEDEIVIGLDAVGKKVCVVGAGLAGLSAADVLSRRGCEISIYDKKPEIGGLFRLASMPPGKSGYLDVIEYYAKVLSERKVVFHLGAPLETVPEGAWDLVVVATGGKDFVPSIDIDEGMNVLSVESLFAKERLEAMEYVVVGDGLVGYEVADYLSQKGKRVLMVGNDPRDPVHLLGVAKWHFMKARFEKAGVEVFRRSTVSAIGREGFRYVDSEGREGCVKGSYEYVLACGYVADERAVRSFMKEGQQTLVVGSAEKNGDAMDAIHGAFEKALAVTFE comes from the coding sequence ATGGATGCCTCGAGTGTTCATGGAAAGGTAGGGTGCCTCGTGGAGAATGTACTTTTGACTCCGGCGAGAATCGGTTCCGTTGAAATCAAAAACCGCGTCGTTGTTTCGTCCATGTGTTTGTACTATTCGAATAAAAACGGTGATGTTACCGAAAAGATGATTTCTTTTTACGAAAAAAGAGCGGAAGCCGGAATTGGTGCGTTCATCATTCCCGCTAATCCCCACGGAGAGAACAAAAGAGCCAGAGGCTCTCTCGCTGACGATTCCAGGATCAACCAATGGAAGCCCCTTCTCAATATCCTTCACAGCTATGGAGCCAAGATCTTCAACCAGATTCATCCTTCTGGAATTCAGTTCGGACGGGCAGGATGTGTCACATCTCCTTTCAGCCTGACTACTGAAGGCATCGCATCCATGATCGAATCCTATGCCCAAGGCGCTCTGCGGGCAAAAAAAGCTGGTTTCGACGGTGTCGAGATTCACGGTGCGCACGGACACGAAGTTGCATTGCTTCTCTCGGAGTTGTTGAACACCCGCAAGGACAGGTACGGAGGTTCTTTGGAAAATTGCGCGAGGAACGTCACCGAGATGATCTCGAGAATCAAAGAACTTTGCGGTGCGGATTTCCCGGTTATTCTCCGCATCAGTGGTGAAGAGAGGATTCCGGGAGGCCGTACCATCGAGCGCTCTGCGGAGATTTGCCTTCTTGCCGAAAAGGCGGGAGTGGACGCGATACACGTTTCTGCGGGCATGCCGGAGAGTGAAGAATGGGAATGTCCCCCCTCCGAGATCGAGGAGGGGCATCTCGCGTGGATGAGCGGATATTTGAAGAGAAGGCTGCATGTTCCGGTCATCGTCGTCGGCCGCATTGTTGACTGGAGAGTCGCCAACAGGATCATCGCAGATGGCGAGGCGGATTTCGTCGCCATGGCACGTAGTGTGCTGGCAGATGGCGACTGGATGCGCTCGATAGGCAAGGAGGACTATCCTCTTCGGAAATGTATTGCGTGTAACCAGGGCTGTCGAACGCGGCGCGAGCAGAATAAGACCGTCTGCAGGTGTCTCCAGAATCCTCTTACGGGGATGGAGGACGAGATCGTGATCGGACTCGACGCGGTGGGTAAGAAGGTGTGCGTCGTGGGAGCCGGATTGGCGGGGCTTTCAGCGGCCGATGTCCTTTCTCGCCGCGGATGCGAAATCTCCATTTATGACAAAAAGCCAGAAATAGGAGGGCTTTTTCGTCTTGCGAGTATGCCGCCGGGAAAGAGTGGCTACCTTGATGTCATTGAATACTACGCGAAAGTGCTTTCGGAGAGAAAGGTGGTTTTTCATCTCGGAGCACCGCTTGAGACAGTTCCGGAGGGCGCGTGGGATCTTGTCGTCGTTGCTACCGGTGGAAAGGATTTCGTTCCGTCGATCGACATTGACGAGGGGATGAATGTGCTCTCCGTAGAGTCTCTTTTTGCAAAGGAGCGACTTGAAGCGATGGAGTACGTCGTCGTCGGAGATGGCCTTGTCGGCTATGAAGTCGCGGATTACCTGTCGCAGAAGGGGAAAAGAGTCTTGATGGTCGGCAACGACCCTCGCGATCCCGTTCATCTGCTGGGTGTCGCCAAGTGGCATTTCATGAAGGCGCGCTTTGAGAAGGCGGGAGTCGAGGTGTTTCGTCGCAGCACGGTCAGTGCGATTGGACGGGAGGGGTTTCGCTATGTCGATTCGGAGGGCAGGGAAGGTTGCGTAAAAGGGAGCTACGAATACGTTCTTGCCTGCGGATATGTTGCGGATGAGCGGGCGGTGCGTAGTTTCATGAAGGAAGGGCAGCAGACCTTGGTGGTAGGGAGTGCGGAGAAAAACGGGGATGCGATGGATGCTATACACGGCGCTTTCGAGAAGGCGCTCGCCGTGACGTTCGAGTAG
- a CDS encoding aconitase/3-isopropylmalate dehydratase large subunit family protein, whose translation MSMTATEKILARGAGKDSVKPGDIVEVAVDRAMIHDNNAALTIKNFDMIYSSKVWAPEKVFFFIDHHTPSTSTKAVKHQNLMRKFAREHAIRNFYDCGSGISHVVMLENDFARPGEIVVGTDSHTTGQGASGSFATGIGATEMAAVLVKGTVWLKVPGTIRINGTGTLPKWANARDLVSLVLARFGPDGANYRAVEFGGEAFDGMSQDERIMTCVMSMEMGAKNALFVRDVADAPAYESVVYFDADSVKPMIAVPYLPTNAVLAEEVAKKKIRVDQAAIASCAGALLSDLEIAAEILNGRTVAEGTRLLVIPATRRIYNDALSRGYLQVLSRAGAIISSPGCGACGGHDVGILAEGEVCISSSTRNMPGRMGAGGIVYLGSSATVAASAVTGYITDPREVLPDGGRHDNAA comes from the coding sequence ATGTCCATGACGGCTACCGAAAAAATCCTGGCGAGAGGCGCGGGCAAAGATTCTGTCAAGCCTGGCGACATCGTCGAGGTCGCTGTGGACAGAGCGATGATTCACGACAACAATGCCGCCTTGACCATAAAAAATTTTGACATGATTTATTCGTCGAAAGTCTGGGCTCCCGAAAAGGTCTTTTTTTTCATCGACCACCATACCCCTTCGACGTCGACCAAAGCGGTGAAGCATCAGAACTTGATGCGTAAATTCGCACGGGAACATGCCATACGCAATTTCTACGACTGTGGCAGTGGCATCAGTCATGTGGTCATGCTCGAAAACGATTTTGCCAGACCGGGAGAAATCGTCGTCGGTACCGATTCGCACACAACGGGACAAGGGGCGTCCGGCAGTTTCGCCACCGGCATCGGGGCGACGGAGATGGCAGCCGTCCTCGTAAAAGGAACTGTATGGCTGAAGGTTCCCGGAACGATCAGGATAAACGGTACAGGAACACTGCCGAAGTGGGCGAATGCCAGAGATCTCGTGAGCCTGGTGCTTGCACGGTTCGGCCCCGACGGTGCGAATTACCGTGCGGTCGAGTTTGGTGGTGAGGCTTTCGACGGTATGAGCCAGGACGAGAGAATCATGACCTGTGTCATGAGCATGGAAATGGGAGCAAAGAACGCTCTGTTCGTCCGTGACGTCGCCGATGCTCCGGCATACGAGTCCGTGGTTTATTTCGACGCCGATTCGGTGAAACCGATGATCGCGGTGCCGTACCTTCCTACGAATGCCGTTTTAGCAGAAGAAGTCGCAAAGAAGAAAATTCGTGTCGATCAGGCGGCCATCGCTTCTTGCGCGGGAGCGCTCCTGAGCGATCTCGAAATCGCTGCGGAAATTCTGAATGGAAGGACCGTTGCCGAGGGCACCAGGTTACTTGTGATTCCCGCAACACGCAGGATCTACAACGATGCCCTCAGTCGGGGATATCTTCAGGTGCTCAGCAGGGCTGGAGCGATCATCTCCTCTCCGGGGTGCGGTGCGTGTGGAGGGCATGATGTGGGAATTCTCGCTGAAGGAGAGGTTTGTATCAGTTCTTCCACGAGGAACATGCCTGGACGGATGGGAGCAGGAGGCATCGTGTATCTCGGTAGTTCCGCGACTGTTGCGGCTTCTGCCGTCACGGGATACATCACCGACCCTAGAGAGGTACTGCCCGATGGAGGAAGACACGACAATGCCGCATAA
- a CDS encoding PaaI family thioesterase, whose protein sequence is MKACLRNPGCFVCGSTESNPRALNLAIFWNEEEHHTEIPFKADETWCGYKGIVHGGILSAITDDAMAWALRETCADWGVTGSLSIRFLRPVLTGKPYTALGWVEEHKGRKVATKAQILSEDGTIHVEAKALFVIPEKGE, encoded by the coding sequence GTGAAAGCATGTCTGCGAAACCCCGGTTGCTTTGTCTGCGGAAGCACCGAAAGCAACCCCAGGGCATTGAACCTCGCCATTTTCTGGAACGAAGAAGAACACCACACGGAAATACCCTTTAAAGCGGACGAAACCTGGTGCGGCTACAAAGGGATCGTTCATGGCGGAATCCTCTCGGCGATCACCGACGACGCCATGGCCTGGGCTCTTCGTGAAACCTGCGCGGACTGGGGGGTCACGGGCTCTCTTTCCATTCGCTTTTTGCGCCCGGTCCTAACCGGAAAGCCCTATACGGCTCTGGGCTGGGTGGAGGAGCACAAAGGAAGAAAAGTCGCCACCAAGGCACAGATCCTGAGCGAGGATGGAACGATCCATGTGGAAGCCAAGGCACTCTTCGTCATTCCCGAAAAAGGCGAATGA